The Naumovozyma dairenensis CBS 421 chromosome 8, complete genome genomic sequence GTCTCCTTATGGAATTTAAAATCGTTTGCGTAGCTGATTCGATATATTGTGAACGGGAGTTCGGTCTAGGGGCAGATAGAATATCTGTCTGTTCATTATTTATCATACTGTCAGGAACTTCGTCTTCCTTCTGTTTCAATGCCGTTTTCCCTCCCAATATATTCATGATTTCTTCTGTAGAACAATTTTCCTCACTATCGATATACAATTGCTGTAATTGATTTGTTAAGAATTTCATGGTATCATCTAATGgttttaaagaattaaagatTTCTGTATATTTCGTTTCATCCTTATTACAGTGAATCATCATTTGTACTaagttcttgaattttttcaCTTTGATAATGAGTTTCTTAACTTTTATAATTTCTGATTTTagtttaatatttttagagaattcttcttcaattttcaGTACAGTATCTTGAAATTCTAGttcattctttctttgttctCTCTCGTTTACTATAACGAGACCTCGTTGGTATGGTAACCTAAACACATCTTTCTTTGTATCTAATAAGTCTTGTGGTATTCGTAGCACATTTCTTAAAATATACAGTTCCAATTTATCGAAATTTTTATCGACGGAATATTCCAAAAGAGTTTCCAGTTTAGCCATCCCGATCTTAATCTCTTCAGTATAATCTTTCCCTTGAACTATACTCTTCCTTATTAAATACTTTTCCATGGCAGCGGTACATCGATACATTATTTCATTGACAGCATTAATTATATCGTCAACCAAAGATACCGGTGGATATTGTAGAAAGCTAGTCAATATTGACGTTGATTCCATAGTAGGCGCCGccattgtttgtttattgtTATGCAGTAAATCAAGCAACCCTATGTCACTAATGATAATTCCCCTTTTAATAGTGGGTAGGTTCACCTCTTTGTCTTCACTCTTATGTTTATCGTAGTTCCCTCTTGTTCTCGAACTGCTTACAGTTATAGCCTTCAATCCATAActccaaaatattttctattcCTCTCTTTAAAGTTGGCGCGTGCCGTTAATGTTAATAGTGACATTATAAGACAACTGTTAAAAGTGTATCCCAGTACATACATACGTCAACTTTGCCTTCACATCTTTAATCAATAACTGTTCTGTATGGTCACTTCTGCCATTTCGttttctatataaatatagagtgtttaattaaataataatcctTCCGAACTTGCACTAATTTATCATCGGACACCTTAAATTCCTTTTAAAAAAGGTAAAAGTAAACACTTTTCTTCGACTTTGGTAAATTGTTTTCAAACCAGACACCAGACCCCAACAAGCTTGTTGTTATGGGTGTTGTATATTGATATAGATGGTTTAGAAAGCTctataaagaaaattaaaaagaGAGCTAAGCAAAAGATTACAATCTGAGTCCGCCTCTCTCTATCTATATTTCTATTACACCTCAATATGTTCTATTtctgaaaaataaagagatatataagaagataagaaaattttgCCTTGGAGTCTACcttattcttcttttcttatatCTAGAAATTTATTGGATTTATAAAGAGGTAACCACTAAGCTATTGtcagaagaaaaaattacgTTCAACAAGCATTACTCTTAATTCCGAATGACAATGACCTCAGTCAAACACATTATTGATTTCTCCTAGTTTAAGGGAGATGTCTAGATGGTTTACAGTATTCTTCTACCTTCGATCCTGGCATCATCCTCGACCTTAAAACCGTTATGCTTCGAAAGGACGGGAACGCAGTCGAACAAGCAATTCATTCCCAAGACAACCAAGGGGTTTTTGAGCCttgtaaaatatgataTCATCATGTTAATTCGCCAAGAGCAAAAAAGTTGCCAAGTCTGAATTAGATCACATATAATGGAAAAAGCGGAGTTAGTTTGTGTTGGTGTTGCTCCCTTAATATTCGATTACCTCATTCGGGTTTTTGTGGATGGTGTGCGGGCGCTATCATGTTTAATGTTTTTGAAGAGATCGgagtttgtttttttgttttggtGACAGCCGTTGTTTGGTTCTGCGAGGCTTTCACTGCGGCGTCACACTATCTTCTCTGACACCATCTATACATTGGCAAAATGAATACAATAGTGGTATCAGGACCTGACTATCAGatagaaaatgatattcCTTCCTTATCGTTGGTAGTTTTGGAAAACAATTAATGCAAAGTACCTATTATGGGAATAAATAAGGGCACATTCTGAAGTTATTAACCGATTAATTACGTGCCTGCGCAAAaatacaagaaaaatacagcgaaaacaaaaacagaAACACTCCAAGTCCAGCATATTGAGGTTCAGAACCTTCGTTAATCCTAAAATGGCCTTCCAAAcattggaaaaaaaaattggatgTTCTTTTAAAATACAAGTCAACTTTTCCTTCAATTGAAGTTATCGACTTTTTTCCCCAAATATAAAAAGGCCTTTGACTTTCCaataattgttttcttcCCTTCATACTCTTTCTTATTAATCAAGAGTTTGATGTTATAATTTTTATCAAGttttataaaaaacaaatttaataaagattAATCTGTCATTCGCTCAATAATCAAAGactaaaaataataaccaatttaatttcaaactAGTTGATTGTTATTTATTGctataacaaaaaatatataaaccaAAACAATAACTATAACAAAGAAATGAAGTACTTCCTGAAATATAGTGGAATCTGGGGACGAGGAAGAGAACGTTAAATTCATGGCCAAACGGTCTAGGATATGATGACGAAAAACTGGCCGAAAGAAAGGGTGAACGTCCTATTTACTCTCCAAGTTTTGTTAATCCAAGAGAAATAGTGTTTGCCCCGAATGCCCCTTATCTCTGGGGAGCATATTCGGTAGCAAAACCTAATGGTTTATTTCCTGATGGGAACGATATAGGAAGACCAGTACAGTTTTTTTCTGCCACTTCTGAAGATTTTATTGACGATGACACTGATGACGGAAAAGTCCCTTGCCCTTTGTGTCCGAAAAGATTGGCGACTGTCTCTCACATGAAGCAACACTTTCGTGATAAGCACACGGATATCCGACACTACGCTTGCGACGTGTGCGGAGAACGGTTCAAAAGGTCGGACCACGTAACGAAGCATTTGAACGGAAAAAATGCCTGCAAAGGACCGCAACCTAATAAGGAATAAAACATTGGGTCTTTGTTTTACTTTTGTTAACATTCTGTCTTAGTAAAGTATTATATACCTATGTAACCACTTTTATTAGACAAATAAGCCACAAAAACATTAGGATAAACAGGCTCTATGTAATATATTACGtctaatatataaaatattttctggACAGGAAATGCGGAACTTCTATACAGCTTTATATGAATGCGTAGTTATTTGTAACCGACAGAACGGGATCATCAGGCGGAGCGGCTTAGAGAAAGTAGATAGtaattaataatagaatACTAATGCTGTTTAAGCTACCGCGTAATTTGGAACTTCGATTTAGTTTAAGATAGGCTCATAAAGATGCTtgttttctcttttcttatcaacatattatataaacTTGAcataagaaattaaagtTACATATACTTttacaaacaaaaatgtaactatttctttaaaatagTAACtacatcttcatcttctaaaaTATGACTCAACCCAACGTACTGCGGTTGATGCTTAACACTACTACCATAAACCAATGCATTTCTGAAATCATCGACCAAAGAtttatgaatttgattACAAAAATCTCTGACTGAGCAACGATCAGATCTTAAGACAACCGGATCTGTAAAATCTGGAATTCTACCTTTTGGCTTTGTGTAAATACGGACTAGATTTAATCGATCCCACATAACTTGCAATAGTTCATCCAAATTCCATTCTTTCCCAGAAGATATAGGAACTGCATTTGGGATTCTATATagtaattctaattcttccaaTGATAAAGAATCAATCTTGTTTAAGACGTAAATTGCTGGCATATATCTTCTACTTGGAGCCTCTAAAACATCAATTAAGTCATCGACGGTAGCGTCACATCTAAATGCCAACTCTGCACTATTTATTCTATATTCACTCATGACAGCTCTAATTTCATCAGCTCCCAAATGAGTTAATGGAACAGTATTGGTAATGGAGATACCAcctttctctttctttttaattaaaatatctGGAGGTGTCTTGTTTAAACGGATACCAACACCTTCCAATTCTTTCTCAATAATTTGTTTATGCTGTAATGGTTTGTTCACATCTAAGACAATAAATAACAGATTACATGTTCTTGCAACAGCAATTACTTGTTTACCACGGCCACGTCCATCCTTGGCACCATCGATAATACCAGGTAAATCTAACATTTGAATCTTTGCACCCTTGTAACGAATAACACCAGGCACTGTTACTAAAGTGGTAAATTCATATTCTGCCACTTCAGATTCTGTCCCAGTCaatttagataataaaGTCGATTTACCGACTGACGGGAACCCCACGAACCCAACACTGGCGACACCTGTTCTTGCAACATCAAAACCAACCCCAGCACCACCTCCGGAACCTGCAGACGCACTGGTTAACAGTTCTCTTCTTAATTTGGCTAATTTAGCCTTTAATTGACCCAAATGGAAAGAAGTGGCTTTGTTCTTTTGGGTCTTGGCCATTTCATCTTCGATGGCCTTTATTTTTCTACAGTTGTAGACATGGTGgtatcaatgaatttataaTATACAGTTACTGGTTCCCTCTGCCAAGATTGATCTTTATGTTGACTAAAAATCTTCAGAGTTAATGCTTCTTCTCTATACAATTTTGCTAAATATCTGTTCAAAATCTCAATCTCATcgatttttcaattgtccatatgttgaaaaaaaagtataGACGTAAAAAATGATCAGTTTGGGATACCCGCAAAATACATTATGGGTAATACAAATGAACGAGCCTCTTTCTTTGGTTAATACAGAAAGTGTTACTAATAGTAGGAGTAAGAGAGGTATTATCTATTTTAAAGCAAATGTATtactatatattattgtaCAAACCgtttacaaaataatgtattaattgatatctattattttttatgctattttattttattactatttttttttgctaCTACCGTTTCATACTGCGTTTGGAACCTTGGCCAAAATATCGAATGAACCTGTCCCGACATTGTTTAATTTACCCATAACAATTCTAGCAGATGGACTCTCTAGTTCTTCACGCTCATTGTCCAAAACAGCCTTAGTCAAAAATTGTAAAGTAGTTTCATATgacattttcattaatgagGAAGTTGAAGATTCCATACCTTGTCTATTGAAAGCTAAGTAAGTACCTTGTCTTGTCATCATATCGGCAATTAAATCTAAATGTCTATATGAAACAGAAATAGCATAACGTGAGAAAACATTGTTTATTTCATTAACAATAGTATTTCTAGCAGCTTCAACACCGTATGTCTTCAACACTGAAGCAACATCATTGGAAGTAATACCGTCAACGTCAATGAAAGCTTCTTGGTCCCACATAGCTTCGAAGTTAACACCTTCTGTAACTAATACACGTTTACCATTTTCTGGTTCTGGGTGAACACAACGGTCAATATGTGGAACTTCTCTGATAATACATTTTTTAcaaatatcttcaataatgtTAACCATTAATAACTTTTCAGTATCAGCGGCCAATTCAATTCTAAATTCACACCATTTACCGTGTTCATCATCGAAATTATATTTGGTAACAAATCTATGATTGGTGACCATAGCAGATTGACGATCACGTTGAGTTTTCGTCATATTCTTATTTGCTTCGGCAATAGTAGAATCAAGATAGTTATCCATATCGACATCCTCGgattcttcattatcagaaACGGATTCAGCATCTGAATTCATGTCAGAattcatttcttcatctgacTTTTCAGCTTCTCTCATTGTTTCAagttcatcatcatctggATCTTCGTAAGAAACAGCTTGCTTAGTCTTCTTTTGATAATCTTCCTCGTCACCATCTTCAGCAGATTTCTTAGAATTGATGGTTTCCATAGCACCTAAAGCAGTTTGAGACTTTGGAACAGCAATACCAATATCAAGAACAGTGGTTTTCTTTTGCTTCTTAACTTCTTTAACAATAACCGCTTCAAGAGCATGAATGAATTTGACAGCTATCacattttgtaattcaaCCTTAGAAACATCATATTCACCATTgtattcttcttcgtcaAAGAATTTCATATTAATAGCATAGGAACGTGCGCTTGTGTTATTAGCAGTAGAACCAGTAGTTTCAGTAACTGTTACTTTATCTATAACTTCACTTAAGACAACCTTAGAAATAGATTTACAGAAAGTATCAGCTTGCTCATCAGAAACATCTTGCCATATAGGTAAAGTCATTTGAGGAGTTTTGATCGCAGCAGAAGCTgtcataataatttctctCATACGTGGAATACCTAATGTAACGTTAGCAGCACCGTGACCAGCAAAATGGAAAGTATTCAATGTCATCTGAGTAGATGGCTCACCAACAGATTGGGAGGCAATAATACCAACAGCTTCACCTGGATTGATTAGAGAACgcatatatttcaattgcATCAAGGCTctgaatttcttttcactGACGTTGTCATGagatttgaataattttgaattcttgTCCAAATAAGATTCTAATTTATCTTGAAACTTTTCAGAAACAGAACCTAAGTATTTAGCAGGGTTAAATTTAGACAATACCGGATCATACTTGGTTGCATTTTTATGATGAGCTTCTTTAGCGTGTTTCTTtctatttttcaaagtcTTCTtagaatatttcaaagCCGTTTCCACATCAAGATGCTCAATCAATGCTGAtggattatatttatttaataatgcATCGTAGTTATCTAAACAGAAATCGAATTCAGTCATGTGCGATTCCTTTGTAACATCGACTGCATCACCACCATAcaagaattgaattaaaGTACCATCACCATCTCTAACACTGTTATCGTAAGATACATGTACACCTTCTAGCTGCTTCGTCAAACAACGTTGTAAATAACCAGATCTTGATGTTTTAACTGCAGTATCAATCAAACCTTCACGACCTGCCATACAATGGAAATAGTATTCTTGAGGTTTAATACCAGAGTAGAAACGACCCTTGATATAACCACCAGCCATAGCATCCGTTTCATATGGTTTGAAGGATGGCAAAGTTTTACCACTTACCATAACTGGAACTCTTCTACCTTCTAAAGCTTGTTGACCCAATAAACACATAATTTGGGAAACGTTAACATTGGAACCCTTAGCACCAGATAATGCCATAGCTTGCATAGAGTTGTAAGGGAACTTCTTCATTGTACCGTCAGGAACACACTTCGAAACAACTTTAGATGTAATGGAGTTAACCTTAGAAGAAGTGACAGCATCTAAAATACCAGACTTGTTGTTATCACGTAGGATTTCTTCTAGACgtttcaataattctgCATCATCAGCAGCAGTATCTTTATCAAGATTTGTAACTTCAGCGGCAGCTTCACGACCAGTATCAACGGatgttttcaaaatatcagaTCTCCATTTATTACCTTCTTCACTTAAACGTAAATCATCCATACCACAAGTGAATGCAGTGGACATAATGTAATTCGTAAATAGTCTTCCTAAAACTGACAAGACTTTGGCAGCAATACTTGGACCATAGACTTCATGCAAAGAATGAACAATACCGAACTTGGAAGCACCATATTGAGATTTATCTAAAATACCACATAATAACTCACCATTCTTGAAAAGAACTTCATTTTCGTTGGAGCTCTTACCCCAGTATTCATTCTTAATTTTGTTAGACGATGTTAAATTAATACCTGGCATATCAGCGGGAGTAACATTCAACAAAACAGTACTAATGATTTGTTTACCAGTCCACAATGGAACAGGCTTATAAATAGTAGGTGGAAGAGTAATCAGTTTTGGTCTAGTGGCATGGCCATCTTCGGGACGAATACATCCATAGATATATTGCTGATATTGTTCTCTAGTGAAGAAACTATCTTTACTTGTTAACCAAACACCAGCTGAAATATGATCTTGAATCAAACCTCTCACTGGGGAACCTGAAGTGGGAGTTAAATATTGTGAATCAGTGTTTGCTAAGTTGAAAGCTTCAGCTCTtgcattttcattttgagGAAAATGCATATTCATTTCATCACCATCGAAATCGGCATTATAAGCACCAGTATTGGCATAATGTAAACGTAAAGTTTTTTCACCAGGTAGAACTCTAACTTTATGACCCATCATGGAAGCTTTATGTAAAGTAGGTTGACGATTCATAATGACAATATCTCTATTTTTGATGTGACGATAAacttttttattcaaagtaTGAGTTCCAACGTTAGAAGAGGGAGTCATTAATTGGTTAGCTAAAGCTTTACGTTGTTCAGCAGACATACCGACTAAGGAAACTAACGAACcatcttcattttgaatttgagCTGCACCTGGCCATTTATCTGGACCGTTAATAACTGCTTGACGTAATTCAGCGATATTGTAAGAAGTGACTGGTTCGGGATAGGTCAATTTGGTAGCAAAGACTGGTGGGACACCAATTTCGTTAGTCTCAATATTTGGATCTGGAGAAATGACGGAACGTGCAGCGTAATTAACACGCTTACCCATCATGTGTTTTCTAAATAGaccttctttcttttctaaagCTTGTTTGACACCTGGAATTGGAACCTTACCACCGGTGGTACCTTGAGCTTTCGTTGAATCAATAAAAGCGTTAACATCGTTTTGTATGGTAACAAAAGCATTCATCAATCTGCTGAAAATAACTCTTCTGTCGTCAACGGACACTTTAtccttttgtaattttgaCATTTCATCGTTTAAGTCTCTGATGAGTAGAGCGGTAGTTAAGATCTTAGATAACAATTGATTTTGACTATTTTCATGGATTTCATCACCCAATTTGGATGGCAAACGGAATCTTGTTGGTGGAACCACTATGACATCCATAAAGAACATATCAGCTGAAATTGGGGTAGACGACACGTTTGGTTTAGAATGGAAAATATACTTGAAGatattttgttcttttctAAACACAGCTCTTAAGATATTTCGAACTTCGGTGGAAAGAATATATGTAGACCCAGTCTTAGGTCTAACAGTTGGATTTCTACCTAGATCAAaaccattttcattttcatcatcttttgTGGTTTCTCCGTTTAATGCTTTAGATTGGTTTTGTTTCTTGATCATATCTTGACGAATAAACCCTCTAACTCTATTGTTGGTCAATTGCTTTTCATTTAAAGCGGTTTCAAAAATCTTGGTGAACCCATCCTTTCTGAATTTTGGAGAGAACATACCACAGTTATCACACTTACCTCtagttaataatttcttatgGAATTCATGTATGAGATTTTTACGTTCATCATTCACGGTGGCAGTAAAGATACCTCTTTCGGTGGTTCTACCTTCAGATATAGCAGTAGCAATGACTACTTCTACGTATTCTTCACGTTTTTGTTGTAAATCCCTTAGAAGTTGAGCAGAGATATCATTTGCATCCCTCTTTGTTGTAGATTCATTAAGTTTGTTATCTTCAATagcttcatcttcttccgCTTGAGCGTTTTCCAAAAAGTCCTTTAGATCTccaatattaatatcatcaatcTTGTAGGATTCATCAATCAAACCGTATTGTAATAATCTTAATTTACAAGCAAATCTATGGACTTCAATCTGTTTCAGTTTCAAATGATGACAGAATAAACAAGATGTTctcaaataaatatataattgattgaaaaataatgggTTATAACATGGGACTGGTAATTCGATATGACCTTGATGACCGGGACAAAACTTTTCATCTAAACCACAAGATGAAcataaatttcttaaaaagGCACCTAATGACAAATCATAAAGACCACCAGAAATCGGATGACCTAGATTATCTAATACTGTTGGATTTGTGATCTGTTTGGCAGATAATTGTCGTATCTCTTCTGACGTTAAGATACCGAAATCCACGGAGGTGATTTCTGACCCCACAGGCTTTGAGATatccatttttttggttCGTTTGGAATAATTCTCCTAATTGATGTTCTTTTTATCACAGAGAAGAGCAGGTACTGAGTTGGAATTTATAATACTTTGAATATTCAATActtaatgaataaatatagcttactatatattttttcatatctAAATCTTCTCAAAAACtaaaatgataataagcTCATCGGAgaaaacttttttttttaaatttttttcaattcgTTGGAGATGATAAAAactttttgaaaaagtGGAAactaaaaagaatatcCTGTCACGTGCCAGTCACATGATTGCATCTTTAGAAAT encodes the following:
- the MTW1 gene encoding MIND complex subunit MTW1 (similar to Saccharomyces cerevisiae MTW1 (YAL034W-A); ancestral locus Anc_7.53) is translated as MAAPTMESTSILTSFLQYPPVSLVDDIINAVNEIMYRCTAAMEKYLIRKSIVQGKDYTEEIKIGMAKLETLLEYSVDKNFDKLELYILRNVLRIPQDLLDTKKDVFRLPYQRGLVIVNEREQRKNELEFQDTVLKIEEEFSKNIKLKSEIIKVKKLIIKVKKFKNLVQMMIHCNKDETKYTEIFNSLKPLDDTMKFLTNQLQQLYIDSEENCSTEEIMNILGGKTALKQKEDEVPDSMINNEQTDILSAPRPNSRSQYIESATQTILNSIRRQIGEINIKSNTIAVAIDEMKNTRKDTNEFEVVVEDADVTLLKKIE
- the RBG1 gene encoding GTP-binding protein RBG1 (similar to Saccharomyces cerevisiae RBG1 (YAL036C); ancestral locus Anc_7.49); this encodes MAKTQKNKATSFHLGQLKAKLAKLRRELLTSASAGSGGGAGVGFDVARTGVASVGFVGFPSVGKSTLLSKLTGTESEVAEYEFTTLVTVPGVIRYKGAKIQMLDLPGIIDGAKDGRGRGKQVIAVARTCNLLFIVLDVNKPLQHKQIIEKELEGVGIRLNKTPPDILIKKKEKGGISITNTVPLTHLGADEIRAVMSEYRINSAELAFRCDATVDDLIDVLEAPSRRYMPAIYVLNKIDSLSLEELELLYRIPNAVPISSGKEWNLDELLQVMWDRLNLVRIYTKPKGRIPDFTDPVVLRSDRCSVRDFCNQIHKSLVDDFRNALVYGSSVKHQPQYVGLSHILEDEDVVTILKK
- the RPA190 gene encoding DNA-directed RNA polymerase I core subunit RPA190 (similar to Saccharomyces cerevisiae RPA190 (YOR341W); ancestral locus Anc_7.51) — encoded protein: MDISKPVGSEITSVDFGILTSEEIRQLSAKQITNPTVLDNLGHPISGGLYDLSLGAFLRNLCSSCGLDEKFCPGHQGHIELPVPCYNPLFFNQLYIYLRTSCLFCHHLKLKQIEVHRFACKLRLLQYGLIDESYKIDDINIGDLKDFLENAQAEEDEAIEDNKLNESTTKRDANDISAQLLRDLQQKREEYVEVVIATAISEGRTTERGIFTATVNDERKNLIHEFHKKLLTRGKCDNCGMFSPKFRKDGFTKIFETALNEKQLTNNRVRGFIRQDMIKKQNQSKALNGETTKDDENENGFDLGRNPTVRPKTGSTYILSTEVRNILRAVFRKEQNIFKYIFHSKPNVSSTPISADMFFMDVIVVPPTRFRLPSKLGDEIHENSQNQLLSKILTTALLIRDLNDEMSKLQKDKVSVDDRRVIFSRLMNAFVTIQNDVNAFIDSTKAQGTTGGKVPIPGVKQALEKKEGLFRKHMMGKRVNYAARSVISPDPNIETNEIGVPPVFATKLTYPEPVTSYNIAELRQAVINGPDKWPGAAQIQNEDGSLVSLVGMSAEQRKALANQLMTPSSNVGTHTLNKKVYRHIKNRDIVIMNRQPTLHKASMMGHKVRVLPGEKTLRLHYANTGAYNADFDGDEMNMHFPQNENARAEAFNLANTDSQYLTPTSGSPVRGLIQDHISAGVWLTSKDSFFTREQYQQYIYGCIRPEDGHATRPKLITLPPTIYKPVPLWTGKQIISTVLLNVTPADMPGINLTSSNKIKNEYWGKSSNENEVLFKNGELLCGILDKSQYGASKFGIVHSLHEVYGPSIAAKVLSVLGRLFTNYIMSTAFTCGMDDLRLSEEGNKWRSDILKTSVDTGREAAAEVTNLDKDTAADDAELLKRLEEILRDNNKSGILDAVTSSKVNSITSKVVSKCVPDGTMKKFPYNSMQAMALSGAKGSNVNVSQIMCLLGQQALEGRRVPVMVSGKTLPSFKPYETDAMAGGYIKGRFYSGIKPQEYYFHCMAGREGLIDTAVKTSRSGYLQRCLTKQLEGVHVSYDNSVRDGDGTLIQFLYGGDAVDVTKESHMTEFDFCLDNYDALLNKYNPSALIEHLDVETALKYSKKTLKNRKKHAKEAHHKNATKYDPVLSKFNPAKYLGSVSEKFQDKLESYLDKNSKLFKSHDNVSEKKFRALMQLKYMRSLINPGEAVGIIASQSVGEPSTQMTLNTFHFAGHGAANVTLGIPRMREIIMTASAAIKTPQMTLPIWQDVSDEQADTFCKSISKVVLSEVIDKVTVTETTGSTANNTSARSYAINMKFFDEEEYNGEYDVSKVELQNVIAVKFIHALEAVIVKEVKKQKKTTVLDIGIAVPKSQTALGAMETINSKKSAEDGDEEDYQKKTKQAVSYEDPDDDELETMREAEKSDEEMNSDMNSDAESVSDNEESEDVDMDNYLDSTIAEANKNMTKTQRDRQSAMVTNHRFVTKYNFDDEHGKWCEFRIELAADTEKLLMVNIIEDICKKCIIREVPHIDRCVHPEPENGKRVLVTEGVNFEAMWDQEAFIDVDGITSNDVASVLKTYGVEAARNTIVNEINNVFSRYAISVSYRHLDLIADMMTRQGTYLAFNRQGMESSTSSLMKMSYETTLQFLTKAVLDNEREELESPSARIVMGKLNNVGTGSFDILAKVPNAV